In Lactiplantibacillus brownii, a single window of DNA contains:
- the fabZ gene encoding 3-hydroxyacyl-ACP dehydratase FabZ, with translation MSVLEASEIMQLIPNRYPILFMDRVDELNPGESIVVTKNVTINESFFQGHFPGNPVMPGVLIIEALAQAASILILKSEKFAGKTAYLGAIKDAKFRKIVRPGDVLKLHVQMVKQRSNMGTVSCQAMVGDKAACTTDLTFIVGATDSK, from the coding sequence ATGAGTGTGTTAGAAGCAAGTGAAATTATGCAATTAATCCCCAACCGGTACCCAATTTTATTCATGGACCGGGTGGATGAATTAAATCCGGGTGAATCGATCGTGGTGACGAAAAATGTCACGATCAATGAGTCATTTTTCCAAGGGCACTTTCCCGGTAACCCGGTCATGCCGGGCGTGTTGATTATTGAAGCTTTGGCGCAAGCCGCGTCGATTCTGATTTTGAAATCTGAAAAGTTTGCTGGTAAGACGGCTTATCTTGGCGCCATTAAGGATGCCAAGTTCCGCAAAATTGTCCGTCCCGGTGATGTCTTGAAGTTGCATGTCCAAATGGTCAAACAACGGTCCAACATGGGAACGGTGAGTTGTCAGGCGATGGTCGGTGACAAGGCAGCCTGCACAACTGATTTAACCTTTATCGTTGGTGCAACTGATTCAAAATAG
- a CDS encoding LysR family transcriptional regulator gives METRKLAVFVDLATTQNYSRSAERMFLSQSTISKYIMALERDWQVQLFERAHRQVTLTRVGQQLLPRAQAILREERQLQQVLAANTAHNAQSLVVQGLPSLAQYQAFHIITAFMKRYPEVKLQFSEASVDRLAHALDHTNVDIVFTRIFGDQPNNYDVLLNETDQFVVLVPKDDPLAQQAEISLPMLAHESILLLKDTIGEDNPLFSVFQKMHTPQMVYDGQRIDLILEMLNQGDGVSVVMARSFDLTGFDNIKAVPLTPTIRSQMAFMKRPDNHAAVVAKFWAFATKYSQSLSD, from the coding sequence ATGGAAACACGGAAATTGGCAGTGTTTGTTGACCTTGCCACGACCCAGAACTATAGTCGCAGTGCTGAACGCATGTTTTTGTCACAGTCGACCATTTCAAAGTACATTATGGCTTTAGAGCGCGATTGGCAGGTCCAATTATTTGAACGTGCGCATCGGCAAGTCACGTTAACACGGGTTGGGCAACAATTATTGCCACGGGCCCAAGCAATTCTGCGCGAAGAGCGTCAGCTACAACAAGTTCTGGCCGCTAATACCGCTCATAATGCGCAGTCGCTGGTTGTTCAGGGACTACCATCTTTAGCACAATACCAAGCTTTTCATATTATCACGGCATTTATGAAGCGGTATCCGGAAGTGAAATTACAATTTAGTGAGGCGAGTGTCGATCGGTTAGCGCATGCACTGGATCATACGAATGTCGACATTGTATTTACACGGATTTTCGGGGATCAACCCAATAATTATGACGTTTTATTGAATGAGACCGATCAGTTTGTGGTCCTTGTTCCGAAAGACGATCCGTTGGCGCAACAAGCTGAGATTAGTCTGCCGATGCTGGCACATGAATCAATTTTATTATTGAAAGATACCATCGGTGAAGATAACCCGTTGTTTTCGGTATTTCAAAAAATGCATACGCCACAGATGGTTTATGATGGTCAACGAATTGATCTCATTTTAGAAATGCTGAATCAGGGTGATGGTGTCTCGGTTGTCATGGCGCGGTCATTTGATCTCACTGGTTTTGACAACATTAAAGCAGTTCCACTGACGCCTACTATTCGCAGTCAGATGGCTTTCATGAAGCGTCCAGATAATCACGCTGCCGTGGTTGCTAAATTTTGGGCGTTTGCGACGAAGTATAGCCAATCACTTTCAGATTAA
- a CDS encoding SDR family oxidoreductase, whose translation MKTAILFSGQGQQFADMGADLYQTLPAYQATIDEANQVLDWDLRVTADWIDDAQRMPVAITAMNMGLYRALTALLNECPTVLAGLSLGEYAALIAAGVLPFADGLKLVADRARYMQRAGLQHPGEMVAALRVTPALVAAACQSAQAVGVAYPANYNLADQIVIGGDASGIQAARTYLKTHGVKRVVPLDVAVASHTPLIACDVADDDNVDRAFASIKQRYGVIDGIIHAIAYADKATLEGDFVNTTKAGYDLAQNISAYSLIAVARAARPMLKPGASLVTLTYFGSERAVPNYNMMGVAKAALEANVRYLARDLGPQQVRVNAISAGAVKTLAVTGIHEHQQLLKLSRSMTVDGEPVKTREIGNVAAFLLSDLSTGMTGDVVHVDKGVHLS comes from the coding sequence ATGAAAACGGCAATCTTATTCAGTGGTCAAGGACAACAGTTTGCCGATATGGGGGCCGATCTTTATCAAACGTTACCAGCGTATCAAGCCACGATTGACGAAGCTAATCAAGTGTTGGACTGGGATCTGCGGGTAACTGCTGATTGGATCGATGATGCTCAACGGATGCCGGTTGCAATTACAGCGATGAATATGGGGTTATATCGTGCTTTAACAGCGTTGCTTAATGAGTGTCCGACCGTGTTAGCAGGATTGAGCCTTGGTGAGTATGCCGCATTGATTGCAGCTGGCGTCCTGCCATTTGCTGATGGCTTGAAGTTAGTTGCCGATCGGGCTAGATATATGCAACGAGCGGGATTACAGCATCCCGGGGAGATGGTCGCGGCGTTGAGGGTAACGCCGGCACTGGTTGCAGCCGCTTGTCAAAGTGCCCAAGCAGTGGGGGTTGCGTATCCCGCTAATTACAATCTAGCTGATCAAATTGTTATTGGTGGCGATGCATCTGGTATTCAAGCTGCGCGAACCTATTTAAAAACACACGGCGTTAAACGGGTGGTCCCATTAGACGTTGCGGTGGCTTCACACACGCCGTTAATTGCCTGTGATGTTGCTGATGATGACAATGTTGATCGGGCATTTGCAAGCATTAAACAACGGTATGGTGTCATCGATGGGATTATCCATGCGATTGCTTATGCGGATAAAGCAACGTTAGAAGGTGATTTTGTGAATACCACGAAAGCTGGATATGATTTGGCACAAAATATTAGTGCGTATTCGCTGATTGCAGTTGCCCGAGCAGCTCGGCCAATGCTGAAACCAGGAGCCAGTCTCGTAACGTTGACGTATTTTGGATCAGAGCGAGCCGTACCAAATTACAATATGATGGGGGTTGCTAAGGCCGCGTTGGAAGCAAATGTGCGTTACTTGGCACGTGACCTTGGACCACAACAAGTCCGCGTGAATGCAATTTCAGCCGGAGCAGTCAAAACGTTGGCGGTAACGGGTATTCATGAGCATCAGCAATTATTAAAATTATCTCGCAGTATGACAGTTGATGGAGAACCGGTAAAAACGCGTGAGATCGGCAACGTGGCTGCCTTTTTATTAAGCGATCTCTCGACTGGAATGACCGGGGACGTGGTACACGTGGATAAAGGGGTCCACTTAAGTTAA
- a CDS encoding beta-ketoacyl-ACP synthase III, with protein sequence MKFEDFKIVATASQVPERVVDNHELSTMMDTSDEWIVKRTGIKRRHIAVTETTSSLCTSVAQQLLAQSELQPDDIDLIVVATMSPDYLTPSTSATVQGNIGATKAMAFDIDAACSGFVYGLKLIRQMLMADHKKNAILIGGETLSKLLDWSDRSTAVLFGDGAGGVLVTNETTADGSYLADSMTTLGSLGGYLTAGKTGQPSPFSSDHQPFKPFFKMNGRRVYQFAVKNVPDSVNHALSVAKLAPTDVDHYVLHQANVRIVERIADELELPMTKFPVNIGEFGNTAAASEPILLDQLVKHNIIKRGDTIALSGFGGGLTVGTMLLTY encoded by the coding sequence ATGAAATTTGAAGATTTTAAAATAGTAGCTACGGCGAGTCAAGTGCCTGAGCGAGTTGTTGATAATCATGAACTTTCAACGATGATGGACACCTCTGATGAGTGGATCGTTAAGCGAACGGGAATTAAGCGTCGGCATATTGCCGTTACTGAAACTACAAGCTCACTTTGTACCAGCGTTGCTCAGCAATTACTTGCTCAAAGCGAACTGCAGCCTGACGATATTGATTTGATCGTTGTTGCAACCATGTCACCTGATTATTTAACACCTTCTACCAGTGCAACTGTGCAAGGAAACATTGGTGCTACTAAGGCGATGGCGTTTGATATTGATGCAGCCTGCTCAGGGTTTGTTTATGGATTGAAGCTAATTCGGCAAATGCTGATGGCAGATCATAAAAAGAATGCCATTTTAATTGGTGGTGAAACGTTAAGTAAGCTTTTGGATTGGTCTGATCGATCCACTGCCGTTTTGTTTGGTGATGGTGCCGGTGGGGTTTTGGTTACGAACGAGACAACTGCTGATGGGTCATATCTTGCAGATAGTATGACAACCCTTGGCAGTCTTGGTGGCTATTTAACGGCTGGTAAGACTGGTCAGCCATCACCATTTTCATCAGATCATCAACCATTCAAGCCGTTCTTTAAGATGAATGGTCGGCGTGTTTATCAATTCGCGGTTAAGAATGTTCCCGATTCGGTTAACCATGCATTATCGGTGGCTAAATTAGCACCGACAGATGTTGACCACTATGTCCTTCATCAAGCGAACGTTCGAATTGTCGAGCGGATTGCGGATGAACTCGAGCTGCCAATGACCAAATTTCCGGTTAACATCGGTGAATTTGGGAATACCGCAGCTGCCAGCGAACCGATCTTGTTGGATCAGCTAGTAAAACACAACATTATCAAACGTGGCGATACAATTGCGTTAAGTGGCTTCGGTGGTGGCTTAACAGTTGGAACCATGTTACTGACTTATTAA
- a CDS encoding ACP S-malonyltransferase, whose protein sequence is MRLSYLFSGQGKQFPEMGQDLYQQEVIYRQTIEEASAALNMDLSKSEVMDDPNNVQVAIVAMSTGIFRILEKEFGSPVGAAGLSLGEYSAIIAARGVQFADALKLVRDRSRYMDKAGKDHPGKMAAVLKANADLVREACRVGAQAGDIYPANFNTDSQIVIGGTQAGLDAATTYLHEHGIKRVVPLKMTVASHTPFMQEASDLLADRIQTVDFHEFKFPVISNTTMTQFDVANMKQTLVDQLVNPTHFIDCLKALVNLGSDTMIEIGPGDTLMKFAKSLSTVDTLHIDSVKTLNDVRSNVKLVK, encoded by the coding sequence TTGAGATTAAGTTATTTATTTAGCGGTCAGGGAAAACAATTTCCCGAGATGGGGCAGGACCTTTACCAACAAGAGGTAATTTATCGTCAAACCATTGAGGAAGCTTCTGCTGCACTTAATATGGATTTGAGTAAATCAGAGGTTATGGATGATCCCAATAATGTCCAGGTCGCCATTGTCGCAATGAGTACCGGTATTTTTCGGATTCTTGAAAAAGAATTCGGATCACCAGTGGGCGCTGCTGGATTGAGCCTTGGCGAATATAGTGCAATTATAGCTGCTCGTGGTGTTCAGTTTGCTGATGCGCTAAAGCTGGTTCGTGATCGTTCTCGCTATATGGATAAAGCAGGAAAAGATCATCCGGGTAAAATGGCAGCTGTTCTTAAGGCAAACGCTGATTTAGTCCGTGAAGCCTGCCGGGTTGGTGCTCAAGCAGGTGATATTTACCCAGCTAATTTTAATACCGATTCGCAGATTGTTATCGGGGGTACACAGGCCGGTTTGGACGCAGCAACCACTTATCTTCATGAACATGGGATTAAGCGGGTTGTTCCGTTAAAAATGACGGTTGCTTCTCATACTCCGTTTATGCAAGAAGCAAGTGATTTATTAGCTGATCGAATTCAAACTGTTGACTTTCATGAGTTTAAGTTTCCTGTTATTAGTAATACAACAATGACCCAATTTGATGTTGCCAATATGAAACAGACGCTGGTTGATCAGTTGGTTAATCCGACCCATTTCATTGATTGCCTCAAAGCCTTAGTCAATTTGGGCAGTGATACGATGATTGAAATCGGTCCGGGTGATACGTTGATGAAGTTTGCAAAATCGTTATCAACTGTTGACACACTACATATTGATAGTGTTAAGACATTGAATGATGTCAGATCAAATGTAAAGTTGGTGAAATAA
- the fabZ gene encoding 3-hydroxyacyl-ACP dehydratase FabZ — MSVLDAAKIMDLIPNRYPILFMDKVDELNPGESIVCTKNVTINEEFFQGHFPGNPVMPGVLIIESLAQAASILILKTEKYRGKTAYLGAIDNAKFRKVVRPGDVLKLHVEMEKQRDNMGKVKCAAKVEDKVACSADLTFIVPNPDKKI, encoded by the coding sequence ATGAGTGTATTAGATGCAGCTAAAATTATGGATCTAATTCCCAATCGATATCCAATTTTGTTTATGGATAAAGTCGATGAATTAAATCCGGGTGAATCGATCGTTTGTACCAAAAACGTCACAATTAACGAGGAATTTTTCCAAGGCCATTTTCCTGGAAATCCAGTTATGCCCGGCGTATTAATTATCGAGTCGCTTGCTCAAGCAGCTTCGATTTTAATTCTCAAGACGGAAAAATATCGTGGCAAGACAGCTTACCTTGGTGCCATTGATAATGCCAAATTCAGAAAAGTTGTTCGTCCGGGTGATGTTTTGAAGCTACATGTTGAAATGGAAAAACAGCGTGACAACATGGGTAAAGTTAAATGCGCTGCCAAAGTTGAAGACAAAGTGGCTTGTTCCGCCGACTTAACGTTCATTGTTCCAAATCCAGATAAAAAGATTTAG
- a CDS encoding MarR family winged helix-turn-helix transcriptional regulator: MNSTSDEIKDDYNFISEALIDIYDQIMRIEESEIRKSRFKDITAKELHLIHTIGLHDRKITSEVSRVLKLSKGTLTANLNNLEKKGYIIRMINQQDRRIINLGLTSKGRLLYRAHYAFHRQLVESCLKGFDGSDIRKMRQALVNVEKFIDEVSSK; encoded by the coding sequence ATGAATTCGACGAGTGATGAAATTAAAGATGATTACAATTTCATAAGTGAGGCTTTGATAGATATTTATGATCAGATAATGCGAATTGAAGAGAGTGAAATTCGAAAGAGTCGATTTAAGGACATCACTGCAAAAGAATTGCATCTTATTCATACAATTGGCCTTCATGATCGGAAAATAACTTCAGAAGTATCACGTGTTTTGAAGTTAAGTAAAGGGACGTTAACTGCCAATCTTAATAACCTTGAGAAAAAAGGCTACATCATTCGAATGATTAACCAACAGGACCGTCGGATTATCAACCTTGGGCTGACGAGTAAGGGCAGATTGCTTTATCGTGCCCACTATGCGTTCCATCGCCAGTTGGTTGAAAGTTGCTTAAAGGGATTTGACGGATCCGATATTCGAAAGATGCGGCAGGCATTGGTTAACGTTGAGAAATTTATTGACGAGGTTTCATCAAAATGA
- a CDS encoding 4'-phosphopantetheinyl transferase family protein, giving the protein MPITQVVFKRQWLQMPVDVSKKMRRVTQRTVSRQLIQQVLSVPLAYHRLGQPYFPSHPRLGVSVSHTHQLVMVAVGPGPLGIDVEQVRPYDVTAIRRAFTSAEWQLLQALSVQDRYRLGWQLWTAKEAVLKLVGCGLTHAPRRVEVLDLQRGLACYQTQLYQLTPLELPATHEGFLARPLSVG; this is encoded by the coding sequence ATGCCAATCACTCAAGTTGTCTTTAAACGGCAGTGGCTTCAGATGCCGGTCGATGTTTCTAAAAAAATGCGACGGGTCACTCAGCGAACCGTGAGTCGCCAATTAATTCAGCAAGTGTTATCGGTACCATTAGCTTATCATCGATTGGGACAGCCCTATTTTCCAAGTCATCCTCGATTAGGTGTTAGTGTTAGTCACACGCACCAGTTAGTGATGGTGGCGGTCGGTCCGGGACCTCTGGGGATTGATGTTGAACAGGTCCGTCCATATGATGTGACTGCCATTCGGCGAGCCTTTACATCGGCGGAATGGCAGCTATTACAGGCTTTATCGGTGCAAGATCGTTATCGGTTAGGGTGGCAACTTTGGACGGCTAAAGAAGCGGTATTAAAGTTAGTGGGCTGTGGCTTGACCCATGCGCCCCGCCGTGTCGAGGTTCTTGATTTACAACGTGGACTAGCGTGCTATCAAACACAGTTATACCAGTTGACGCCGTTAGAATTGCCTGCGACCCACGAGGGATTTTTGGCTCGTCCCTTGTCGGTTGGCTGA
- the acpP gene encoding acyl carrier protein: protein MTKEEVFNKVKDIIVDQLDVDADKITMTTNFTEDLALDSLDVFEVIDKIEDEYDIEIETDKGMETVGDLVDYVFKQQTK, encoded by the coding sequence ATGACTAAAGAAGAAGTATTTAACAAGGTAAAGGATATTATCGTGGACCAATTGGATGTTGATGCAGACAAAATTACGATGACAACGAACTTTACCGAAGACTTAGCACTTGATAGTCTGGACGTTTTTGAAGTGATCGATAAGATCGAAGACGAATATGATATCGAAATTGAAACTGACAAAGGTATGGAAACTGTTGGTGATTTGGTAGATTACGTTTTTAAACAACAAACTAAGTAG
- the fabF gene encoding beta-ketoacyl-ACP synthase II has translation MNRVVVTGMGAVTPLGNDVDSFLTNLLNSKVGINKITKFDAEATGISVAGEVKDFDAMKRLDRKTAKRNDLFVNYALYSAHEAMEMAGLNEDNIKPEELGVIYGSGIGGLTTIQEQVIKMHDKGPKRVSPLFVPNSIVNMAAGDISIAFKARNTSQAIVTACSSGTNAIGNAFEYIKEGKAEAMIAGGTEASVNEIGISGFAAITALSKTEDPMKASIPFDKDRNGFVMGEGSGTLVLESYDHAKARGAKILAEIVGYGTTSDAYHMTAPDPEGTGAKRAMQMAIDEAEIDATDVDYINAHGTSTHANDSAESKAINVVFSKNDHVKVSSTKGMTGHALGAAGAIEAVATIGAIQRNQMPVNVGVVNQDEECDVDLVDDTNKKTTVNYAISNSFGFGGHNAVIAFKGCD, from the coding sequence ATGAACAGAGTCGTTGTTACTGGAATGGGTGCCGTTACCCCACTCGGAAATGATGTTGATAGTTTTCTGACCAACTTATTAAATTCGAAGGTTGGCATTAATAAGATTACCAAATTTGATGCAGAAGCAACTGGAATTTCTGTTGCCGGTGAAGTCAAGGACTTTGACGCAATGAAGCGCTTGGACCGAAAAACCGCAAAGCGAAATGATCTGTTTGTCAATTACGCGCTATATAGTGCTCACGAAGCGATGGAAATGGCTGGCTTGAATGAAGACAATATCAAACCAGAGGAACTAGGCGTCATTTATGGTTCAGGAATTGGTGGTTTGACGACCATTCAAGAGCAAGTCATCAAGATGCACGACAAAGGACCTAAGCGGGTATCACCTCTCTTTGTGCCTAATTCCATTGTTAATATGGCTGCCGGTGATATTTCAATTGCCTTCAAGGCCCGTAACACCAGTCAAGCTATTGTGACTGCCTGTTCGTCAGGGACTAATGCAATTGGCAATGCCTTTGAATATATTAAAGAAGGAAAAGCTGAGGCAATGATTGCAGGCGGAACTGAAGCTTCAGTAAATGAAATTGGTATTTCAGGATTTGCTGCAATTACGGCATTATCGAAGACCGAAGATCCAATGAAAGCGTCAATTCCGTTTGATAAAGACCGAAATGGTTTTGTAATGGGTGAAGGTTCTGGAACCCTGGTCTTGGAAAGTTATGACCATGCCAAAGCACGTGGCGCTAAGATCCTTGCTGAGATTGTTGGTTATGGAACGACTAGTGATGCTTACCATATGACAGCGCCTGATCCAGAGGGAACCGGCGCTAAACGGGCAATGCAAATGGCCATTGACGAGGCTGAAATTGATGCCACTGATGTTGACTATATTAACGCGCACGGAACAAGTACTCATGCCAATGACAGCGCTGAATCCAAGGCAATCAATGTGGTCTTCTCAAAGAATGATCATGTTAAGGTAAGCAGTACCAAAGGGATGACTGGCCACGCATTGGGCGCAGCCGGTGCGATTGAGGCTGTTGCAACAATCGGCGCAATTCAAAGAAACCAAATGCCGGTAAATGTGGGTGTTGTTAACCAAGATGAAGAATGTGATGTTGATTTAGTTGATGACACCAATAAGAAAACAACTGTTAACTATGCAATCAGTAACTCATTTGGATTTGGAGGACACAACGCTGTAATTGCATTTAAGGGATGTGATTAA
- a CDS encoding beta-ketoacyl-ACP synthase III, translated as MTTNFSILASAKALPTTKVTNQELTQLMATSDDWIKQRTGIRSRHVATDETTTSLAVSVAQQLLQQSRLAATAIDLIIVATMSPDYLTPATAPQVQAAIGAEKAIAFDINVACAGFVYGMQLVHQYLQPGQTALLIGSETLSRLVDWHDRSTAVLFGDGAGGLLITAKPNTATGHWLGGHYATFGADGHYLTAGQQPQVNPWSTRTDGAGSNRWAFQMNGRRVYDFATKQVPHSIEQALMQARLESSDIKAFVLHQANARIVKSVGQKLNLATEQLPMNIAQYGNTAAASEPILFAEMVAQKQVQRGDKLVFTGFGGGLSVGSAVIEY; from the coding sequence ATGACAACTAATTTTTCGATTTTAGCGAGTGCTAAGGCACTGCCGACGACCAAAGTCACGAATCAAGAACTAACGCAACTGATGGCGACTTCTGATGATTGGATCAAGCAGCGAACGGGAATTCGTTCTCGCCACGTCGCGACCGATGAGACAACGACGAGTTTAGCTGTTTCAGTTGCCCAGCAGTTGTTGCAGCAAAGTCGGCTAGCGGCGACGGCGATTGATTTGATCATCGTGGCAACCATGTCACCGGATTATTTGACACCGGCGACGGCTCCTCAAGTACAGGCAGCGATTGGGGCTGAAAAAGCAATTGCCTTTGACATCAATGTTGCATGTGCGGGCTTTGTTTATGGGATGCAGTTGGTTCACCAATACTTACAACCGGGTCAGACCGCTTTGTTAATCGGTAGCGAGACCTTGAGTCGGTTAGTGGACTGGCATGATCGTAGCACTGCCGTTTTATTTGGTGATGGTGCGGGTGGTCTATTGATTACTGCTAAGCCTAATACGGCCACTGGGCACTGGCTGGGCGGTCATTACGCGACGTTTGGCGCTGACGGGCATTATTTAACGGCGGGACAGCAGCCTCAGGTGAATCCGTGGTCAACACGGACTGATGGTGCAGGTTCTAACCGCTGGGCCTTTCAGATGAATGGTCGGCGGGTTTATGACTTTGCCACTAAACAAGTGCCCCACTCAATTGAGCAGGCGTTGATGCAGGCACGGCTCGAGTCGAGTGATATTAAAGCATTTGTGCTTCATCAGGCCAACGCACGTATTGTTAAGAGCGTTGGTCAAAAATTAAACTTAGCTACGGAACAATTACCGATGAACATTGCACAGTATGGCAATACTGCGGCAGCCAGTGAACCGATTCTATTTGCTGAAATGGTTGCCCAAAAGCAAGTTCAACGTGGTGACAAGCTGGTGTTTACCGGTTTTGGCGGCGGGTTATCCGTCGGTAGTGCCGTAATTGAGTATTAA
- the acpP gene encoding acyl carrier protein: MTKTEIFDQIKKMIVEQLDVDADKITMTTNFTEDLALDSLDVFEVIDKIEDEYDIEIETDDALATVGDLVDYVATHQETSED; this comes from the coding sequence ATGACTAAAACTGAAATTTTTGACCAAATTAAAAAGATGATCGTGGAACAATTAGACGTGGATGCTGACAAGATTACGATGACAACGAACTTTACCGAAGACTTAGCACTTGATAGTCTGGACGTTTTTGAAGTGATCGATAAGATCGAAGACGAATATGATATCGAAATCGAAACGGATGACGCGTTAGCCACGGTTGGTGATCTAGTTGATTATGTGGCGACTCATCAGGAAACTAGCGAGGACTAA
- a CDS encoding IS30-like element ISLpl1 family transposase, translating into MSSITYSERIKIETFCELGLSNIQMGVRLNRSPSTISYELSRCQPYQAELAQTDAEYKRSRCGRKTKLSDELKQKILNHLRLSWSPGMIAHEFKLATKSIYNWLNQGRIGFSLNDLPEHGVRQRRNVDQRSKYNQSLGRSIEQRPMMINQRNRIGDFELDTVVGPRGHSKAVLLTLIDRKSRFLWAYRLKDRTTATVNEALTKFLTTFNGPVHSFTVDRGTEFSGLVSLESQYGIKTYYCHAYTPAERGSNERFNRNLRYFYPKGTRFEHISAQDLTTTLLQINQRPLKILDWQTPYQVMLTNLSKNSD; encoded by the coding sequence TTGTCTAGTATAACCTATTCCGAACGAATTAAAATCGAAACCTTTTGTGAACTAGGGCTGTCCAATATCCAAATGGGCGTTCGGCTGAACCGATCACCGTCAACAATTTCTTATGAATTATCTCGATGTCAACCTTATCAGGCTGAATTAGCACAAACAGATGCCGAATACAAGCGATCACGATGTGGTCGGAAAACTAAGCTGAGCGATGAGTTAAAGCAAAAAATTCTCAACCATTTACGTCTAAGCTGGTCACCAGGAATGATTGCTCACGAATTTAAACTAGCTACTAAATCTATTTATAATTGGCTAAATCAGGGGAGAATTGGTTTCTCCTTGAATGATCTACCTGAACATGGCGTACGCCAACGGCGTAACGTTGACCAACGATCCAAATATAATCAATCTTTGGGGCGATCAATTGAACAGCGTCCCATGATGATTAATCAACGTAATCGCATCGGCGATTTTGAACTAGATACAGTCGTTGGTCCTCGTGGGCATAGTAAGGCAGTTTTATTAACTTTAATCGATCGCAAATCACGGTTCCTTTGGGCATACCGGTTAAAAGATCGGACGACAGCGACTGTTAATGAAGCACTAACTAAGTTCCTAACCACTTTTAATGGTCCGGTGCACAGCTTTACTGTGGACCGTGGCACTGAGTTTAGTGGGCTAGTATCACTTGAATCACAATATGGTATTAAGACCTATTACTGCCATGCTTATACGCCAGCTGAACGTGGTAGTAATGAACGCTTTAATCGGAATTTACGTTATTTTTATCCTAAAGGGACTCGTTTTGAGCACATTAGTGCTCAAGATTTAACGACGACGTTACTCCAAATTAACCAGCGACCGCTTAAAATACTCGACTGGCAAACACCGTATCAGGTTATGCTGACAAATTTGTCCAAAAATTCGGATTAA
- the fabG gene encoding 3-oxoacyl-[acyl-carrier-protein] reductase gives MSEAKQIALVTGAAKGIGLAIAKRLSKDGMTVVLNTHHALDDDVKQQLSDQGVTFDNLVGDVANEDDAQAMIDSLLEKYGQIDVLVNNAGINRDKLLSRTKLSDFKAVIDTNLIGAFNMTKFAMKSMQKSRSGVIVNISSISGLHGNIGQANYSASKAGLVGLTKTAAREGALRNIRCNAVAPGMIETDMTGKMSERRQKEFTDQIPLKRFGRPEEIADAVSFLVHNDYLTGQVITIDGGLTI, from the coding sequence ATGAGTGAAGCAAAACAAATTGCATTAGTAACCGGTGCCGCAAAGGGGATCGGATTAGCGATTGCCAAAAGGCTTTCAAAAGATGGTATGACAGTTGTTTTAAATACGCACCATGCTTTAGATGATGATGTGAAGCAGCAATTAAGTGATCAGGGAGTTACTTTTGATAATTTGGTTGGCGACGTGGCCAACGAAGATGATGCCCAAGCAATGATTGACAGTTTGCTGGAAAAATATGGTCAAATTGATGTTTTAGTAAACAATGCGGGCATTAACCGCGACAAATTATTGAGCCGCACTAAGCTGTCGGATTTTAAAGCAGTTATTGACACAAATTTAATTGGCGCGTTTAACATGACCAAGTTTGCAATGAAGTCAATGCAAAAGAGTCGTTCTGGTGTCATTGTCAACATTTCCAGTATTTCAGGCTTGCATGGTAATATTGGGCAGGCTAATTATTCCGCTAGTAAAGCTGGACTAGTCGGTTTGACAAAAACAGCCGCTCGTGAAGGGGCTTTACGTAATATTCGTTGTAATGCTGTTGCTCCGGGAATGATTGAAACCGATATGACTGGAAAAATGAGCGAACGTCGTCAAAAAGAATTCACTGATCAAATTCCGTTGAAACGATTTGGCCGACCGGAAGAAATTGCCGACGCAGTTTCGTTCTTGGTGCATAATGATTATTTAACAGGTCAAGTCATCACAATTGATGGTGGATTAACAATTTAA